The sequence below is a genomic window from Pleuronectes platessa chromosome 13, fPlePla1.1, whole genome shotgun sequence.
AGTAAAATAATGTTAATACGTCTCCTCTGAAGTCTGAACGTAgcctacatttatttaaaatcagtTCTCACGCGGGTTTGCTAGAGACGGGGACAcaattttgtgtttgtcagcagcTAGCTAGCTATCCAGCACACCGCTAGCTTTGACTGGAGTCAGAATGGTCTAGCAACTTAATGCTAGCACGCTAACGTTAGCCGACGTAGAAGCTTGATTCTCATCGTGGCAGCAAAATGAAAGTGAGGAGATTGGACCTTTTATGCTTTTGGTCTTAACTATTATATGAGATCTTGAAGTTTATCAGGTAAATACGCAGAGGGTCAGTTGATGGCGTTTAAGATCAGGGTGATCTATGGTCTGTCAACTGCAAGGAGGCAATGACATACTGATAATATAGGTAAAAGCAAAATAATGTCTTTTTAGTGTTGAGCTACCCCcagaacatcatcatcatcagtaatAAACACACCTTCTCAGAAGACATTACCTCCTTTAGTGTTTTAATTATGGGGGTGGACGTAACACATCCAACAATTATCATAGGTGTTTGATTGAGTTAAGAGATGGTGACTGTGAAGTTGATGGCACATTAACCATTTAATTTTTATATTCATCAAACCATTCAGTGACATGCTGTTTTTCTACTAAATTATTCAGCTTTTAACATTCTATCCTGTCTGGTCTGTTGCCATTGAAAATAGCCCATGGAAATTGAGAATGTAATAAAACTGTAATCCCAGGATGTGGATTTCTCATTGGTCTAATGCTTTTCCGCCTGCAGATCAACCAGTTGGAGGCGGACTTGATGGAAATGGGGTCACTCTTGGAAAAATCTGAGAGGAAACGAGTGCAGGAGCTGTTAaagcaggagcagaagaaggtggagaaggagcTTTCAggcaaaaaacaacagaaggagCTACAGGCCAGGAGACAAGCAGATCCATCTGCAGCCTCTAAACCAGCGTACACAGTGAAGATCAACAACTATGGTATGATGCAATTGTTCACACCGATGCTGTCTATTCTTTATTAGcaagtttgtctgtgtgttcacaAAGTATTTGAAAGTTGTTCACAATGTTCCGTCTTCTTAACAGCTTGGGACCAGTCAGATAAATTTGTAAAAATTTACCTCACACTGAAGGATGTGCACAAAATCCCATCGGAAAACGTGGAGGTCAACTTCACAGAAAGGTTAGATGATAACAAGCCTGTATACATAATCATTCAGCATATAATGTTTTACATACAATTCTAATTATGCCTCTTGCAGGTCCTTTTCGGTTCTTGTGAAGGATCTTGATGGGAAAAACCATCAAATGAAAATTCTCAATCTGTCATATCAAATCGATGAAAAGGAAAGCTGCAAAAAGGTGAACAAAACAGATTGATGTGTTTAAAGGGATAATATCGTAATTTTTTTATAGAAAGTGACAAGTTATTGGATCTTGGTATAAACTGAGGCAGTGAGACTTGCAGTTGTTGATCAATTAACTTATAAGACATAAATAAGCAGCATTAAATTATTCTAACTAAGTATGGCATTTTAAATCACAGTATTTTCCAAGAGGTTTTAGCCTTTCACAACAAAACATCTTAGGCTAATTTGAATTCATTTGCACTCATGTTAAATTTGTTCGGCCACTAGAGGGCAAAAAGTAGACAATATCTTACAGCAAAACTATTGGCCAGATTGAATCAACGTGGCCATCTTGTCGTCTCTTTTCTTGTCAACTGTATAAGTTTGTGTTAATTTCTAATATTGCTCTTGGTTTAGTTCAGACGATTCCTGAAGAGAATATTCTAGCGTCTTTGTCTATCTGAAAGGCCTTTAACAACTTTTCCTTCCTGCCACAGATAAAAACAGACATGATCCTGGTCATGTGCAAGAAGAAGACGACAAAGAAGTGGGAGTGCCTAACGAAGGCGGAACTGCAGTCTAAAGAGAAAGAgtacgtttttttttcaacttgatGTATTTAAGCTTTTAATTAGGAAGACAACATTAGTCTGGAATTTGAATTGAGGTTAGGACCACTGCATGCTCAAGTGACTGATTTCATCAAATTAATGTGTGCAGACGCCTCAGCTGCACCCAAGGTACATTGGTAGGTGTAGTTACATGAAGAATAAAATGAACCATAACTTTCTATTCACTTGAAACAATGACAATTTTCTCATCCAATCAGCATTATGTGTGCCACTATGTATTAGGAAGGGAATAAATGTCACTTGGgtgcacacatgcaaactgAGAATCCAAACAATTAAGCTAAACTTGGACACTCAACAGAAAACCCACTACGGAGGAGACTGCGGACCCCAGCGACGGCCTGATGACTATGCTGAAGAAGATATACACCGACggagatgatgagatgaagaGAACCATCAACAAGGCCTGGTCAGAGTCCCAGGAGAAGAAGAGCCGAGGAGAAGACGCGCTTGACGTGTAAACTGCACCCACTTCTATTCCGCTAGCGAAAATAAGTGAGATCTTCCAGGGCTGCAGCGGACATGACTTGAATATCAAACACTATAACTGATGTCCCAGTATATAAATCACACTTTCACAATATGTACAATTTAGGTTTACAGCTCATAAATAAGGAGACATGAGTTATTGTTTAGCCCTGGATGGCCTCAGCTTTGAAAACCAGGTTGCTAatagtcataaatcataacgcTGTTAATAAATAGAATCACACAATtgtgtacaaacacaaaaagtgcTGACCATGAGGCAGCAGCCTAAACAGCAAAAAAATCACAGCGATTCCTCATCTACCATAATGTGGCCCTTTTCTCCCCAAGATGAATATCTTGTAAGTTGTACATGATTTCAACTGGATCAGGGAAATTGAACAATTGTGGACTTGATCTGTTAAGTCACTTGCTGATTCGTTGTAGCTAAACTGATGTTTAGTATGTTTTCTCGTGAACATTTGCTTAAGTCACCCTCACATTCCTTAAATGAAGACGACCAGAGGACTTGTCAGTCTTCAGATCAGCCtaataatttttttgtcattCTATAAATGGATCATGATGATGGTTGCAAAGACTGTACCAATCATACAGCAGCCCAGTGTAATAATCTACATTACTGCATGGGTGTGTATGAAGTGTAATGTGCTTTACTCGCGATAAACTATGTAAAACTCGAACATTCATTTCAATTCTTTAATGTGATTTCCTACTATGATTTCTATGGTTCAACTTTTTTGCATTGTGATCTGTCTCCAATATTTGTGAATATGtacaaattaactttttaactAAGTTGATATTTTGCTTTGGTTGTTCATGTAAGTCTTATATGTATTGTTGCCCGCCCTCAGGTTGTTCATGCAGTTCAAACAAATATAACATTTGAACTGACTCTTCGTGGTTCCATTTGTCTTGTGATTTTGATGTCAAAATAGACTTGATTACATTTATTGGATATTATATTTGCTCTCATGAAGCGTTTGAATTTAGTGAAGCCTTCACAGAAGCCTGCTTGATTGGAAGTTTTAGGTTTTGTTTCAGGGCTGTCTCCGTGAGCTGAATCTTTACTCAttgtgaaaactaaaatataaagCGTCATTCAGGTactaaaacatttaacaatccTAGTTTTGACCAATATAGTAACTGGTAACTGTTTGCGATCAAATGCAACTTGTAATCGATAATGACTTGTCATGTTTCTAAAAACAGTCACAGCACAATTGTATAAAGGGAGTCTATAGcctcaagttgttttttttagatgtctccaccagggggcagcagtTATCGTTAATTCAGGAGAGGTCAAATCAAAGTTTTTATTGGGAAAtgtgagcttttattttgtaggactTAAGTTTATAGCATTTTCTGCTCCTGtggatttacaaaataaatgagaTTTACTGCAATGTGTTTTATAATctgaaatgtttctttaaaacaaCTTTGATTGAACATCAATTTTAGAGTTGTATTAAATATAACTTTTGTAATATTCACATGTTAGTATAACTACAACTTGtgcaattatatatataataagacTTATCAGGTTTGCTCAACTGAAATAAATTCTTCTCTAATCTGTAAGCTACTGATTCCTTTCTATGCTCCTGTGTGTGCTCTTTGTTTTTAATCGATTTGCTGTGTTTTAGTATCattctgtatgtgtttgtgtccctgtttttatttatatttgaatctTAATACCATTGCTGCCCATTTTGACCAGGTGTCTCTGGCAGATAAATGTATTGCATCTCAATTGGACCTTCATGGCtaaataaagtataaataaacAATACTCTTAATATTTTCATGACGCGGATTACTTGAACAATGAAAGAGTATGAATGaagattaaataataataataataataatgcagtaAAGGGGGCCATGATTTCCAACATCCACGCAGATATCCTGATTCAGTAAGCTGCATATTTAAGTCATTCCTTATGATATATGTTAGCTCTATAATTTTGAGCGAAGACACATCActgaatatattttataaaactgttattttttgtACTTTTAGGACTACTGACCTCAGGCCACAACTCTGGATCCGCTCCTGGAATAATGAAAGAGCAGAAGTTAGGagctcatgttttgttttgtttttatgtcagGAGATGAAATTAAAGGTGATTTTCAGACTTCAGTAGTTTTCGAccctcagtcttccccattcaTCAAACTGTCTGAGTGGATGTCAGATGAGCAGAGTGTGGAACCTGCTCCTGTCACAGCAGCAGTTCTCACACACGATCTGCATCAatactctttctctttttttttatttcccatgaGCTGGTTCATTCATATCTTTCCCTCACACTCCGGATAATGTTGCGATCGGGATCgtgtctggactttctccgccGGGGTTGCGCCAGCCTCCCTCCGCCCCCTGCTCCGTGACGTCGCCGCCCGCCTATATATCCGGACCGAGCCGAGCCCTGCCACGCCAGATGGAGACAGTCGGACGCGGCGGACGCATCATTACGCACACGAGCAACTGCTGAACCACAGGCGAAAGGGATATTTTGTCATCTTCGGGCCTGTGTACGAACTGTCTGGTCGCTCCCACCGCCGCCGAGCTGAATGGATAGCGGCTGTTTCACCGCGGCGCAGCGCCTTTCCTGCCACGCCATGAATGCGGATTTATTTAAGCCTGCTCCGGAGCGTGGAGCCCCGCAGCCGCCTGCCCCGGCGAGAGCCAGCCGGACCCGACCCGAGCAGAGCAAGCCGGAGCTGGCTCAGGTGGTGACGGACTCCAAGACGGGGAGGTCATACAGTAAAGGGAAGCTTCTGGGCAAGGTATGGACTTTCACTTCATGTTTCCCCCTCATGGTTGCCATCggaatctctctttttttttttaatccccgTGTGTAACTGAGTCGCAGGTTTTTAGTTAGATACCGAATCTGTCGCTGCGCACGAATCACCGCGGGCTGTCCCCCAGGTGCGTTACTTCTTGCGGGAATAGGGGTCGACCTCGTGGTGGATATGGCCAAGCTCCCTTTCCGTGGCCGCGCGTCATTGCCGAATGAATCAGGCGCAAGGTGTGCCCGGCTCCGGTGCGCACACATGACCGGTGGCACCTTTCATAGAACCCGCGGAGTTCCTCTTCCACGAGCACGCGTGTATTTAAATGGCATGTGGGGCTGATGTGAAACCAGCAACGCATGTGTCCGCCCGCGTCCCCTCCCTcgcagtgttgtgtgtgtgtgttttcccacaTGTATGAATGGAGGGGCTGTGTGATCAACGTGTTGCTCGTCATCCACACGCTGCGTCAGGCACCCAGCCAAGTCGTTTCTCCCCTCGCTCTCTCGCCTGCTGCCTGCCGCAGAGCTGGAAACGTCTCCGTCAATTTCACGGTTAATGAATGCAGCAGCCTGCTCTGCCTCGTCCCTTCTGCCCTCGAGCACATCTTGATTACAACCTGGGAAATGCGTGGACAAAAACTAGTAAACAGGACAATCTGGGCTTGATTTTTTTTAGGGTTTAAGACTCGTACGAGAACATCCAGGATGCCGATTACCTTGGTTATGAAACAATCCACCTGACTGAATTAACCCTTTTCTTGTGTTGTTTAATTGTGGATTGCGAATTTCTCACGTCACCCTTTGCCTCCACATCATATTTGGCCCAGTCATTCTTGGATCAAATACTTTCTTTAATGCAGCTTATTTATGGCCATTGCAGGTTTTCAACCTGCTGCATTTTAACTGAACGTTGTTTTTGATCTCCCCCCAGGGTGGCTTTGCTCGATGCTACGAGATGACAGACCTCTCCAGCAACAAAATGTATGCCGTGAAGGTGATTCCCCAGAGCCGGGTGTCCAAACCACACCAGAGGGACAAGGTACACGACCGTACTTGTTTGTTTGATCGGTGTGTCTCGCTGAAGAGAACGCTGCGTTATCTGACTTCAAAACATCTGGATGTGTCGGGGCTTGAAATGATGGGCCCCAGAAAACTGATCGGATGTCACATTTCTCTTGACAGATTACGAATGAAATCGAGCTGCACAAAACCCTGTCCCACAAGCATGTGGTGAAATTCTCTCATCATTTTgaagacaaagaaaacatctacataTTCCTCGAGCTCTGCAGTCGGAAGGTGAGACCTCAAGACATTTATTTGCATGAGGGATCATACGCCTACACGTGTTTTGCATATACCTACAGTTTACAGCTTGCTTTGTTTTGCATTGGTGCAATGGAAACAAAACATgctctatgtatgtatgtatatctCAGAGTCAAATGACTATCGACGTAGAGTCCCAGACACCCATCTGATTACCAGCATCACCTCATCTCTGTGCTGGTGTGCGGAGCGTGTGATGTGTGTTGCAAGGTCCCACTGATGGATGTGGCGTTGACGGCTGCTCATTGCTTTTGTCTCCCTAGTCTCTAGCACACATTTGGAAGGCCAGGCACACGCTCACGGAGCCAGAAGTGCGATATTACCTCAAACAGATCATATCTGGCCTCAAGTACCTCCACAGCCGAGGCATCCTGCACAGAGACCTCAAACTAGGTATGTGAACCAACGACACTGGAAAACATggcgtgcacacgcacacaaaggcATGCCAGGAATCTGCTGTGACTTTGGGCAGGCGCACATGTTATCTGTGGAATGCTGACTGGACAAATGGTTTTGTCTCCTTTTAGGCAACTTCTTTGTCAATGAGAACATGGAGCTGCGGCTGGGAGACTTTGGCCTCGCTGCCAAGCTGGAGACAGTCGAAATGAGGAAAAAGTTAGTTTATTTTAGttaagttttaatttaaatgagtttGCCACAAactgtttatatataaaaatgataaatggCTCTTGGAACATTTCTGACATTCTCCCCCTTATGTGATTTGTAGTTCAAAGCTGTGCATAGTTGTCATTGAGGTGGTTATCTCTGTCCACATCTTGAACACGAGACGTGTTCTAGACTTGTATGATGCACAATTACCTTAAACCCTTGAGTCAGTTACAAAGCACATTGTTCCTCTCACCTCTTTCCCCCTCAGTAAGTACCTAAGTAAACCGGTTTCCAAGTGGCAGTTGAATGTAGCGCTGAGAGCAGAGTTTCACTACCTGTTTGACACCTTCCTGTGGAATACCAGAAGCATTTCTGTGACGAGGAAAAATGCTTCAACCACATCTTCCCTGTCTGTAACAGACAGAATCTGAATTGGAAGATTGAggtgttaaatgtttttttttctttttttttctttcctcagaACAATCTGCGGTACTCCCAACTATTTGGCCCCTGAGGTGCTCAACAGACAGGGCCATGGCACTGAGTCTGATGTCTGGTCTCTTGGATGTGTCATGTGAGTTTGGTTTAGTTCTTTCTTCTCTAATTTAGCCTGGGGTGATATGCTCTCTCTGGTCATGTGTATATGACTAATGCTTATTTTGTAGCTACTTTCTTTGTGGTTTATCTATCCTGCCTCGGTCAGAGTGGAAATGAGGACATTGCACTGGAGCAGCGaggtcatttaaaaaagaaaagtctctttgtttgtctctttatttTAACCGGCTGCCTCGGTTTGTGCTGTCCAGGTACACGCTGATGTGCGGCAGCCCTCCGTTCGAGACTCTCGACCTGAAGGAGACTTACAAGTGTATAAAGGAAGTTCGGTACAACCTGCCCGCCACCCTTCCCCCCGCCGCACAGAGACTCATCTCGGGCATCCTGCAGAAAAACCCCCAGGACAGACTGTCGCTCGATCAGATCCTCAACCATGAATTCTTCACCAAAGTACGTCCAAATGACTGTATAGGGAGCGGGAGATTATGCTTTAAACTATTACAGAGTTTAGCACTCTTCTCTTTTAGTGCTCACAGAGAATGAGATGTGTGCCTTCTGCTTCTCTCGTCATCTTCCTCACCTTTTGTCTGTTTGCTCTCTGCGTTTTCCTCCTCTAGGGTTTCACTCCTGATAAGCTTCCTCCCAGCAGCTGTGAGACGGAGCCAGAGCTCCACCCCCCGAGTCCTGCCAAGAAATTCTTTGCTAAAATGGCCAAGAGCCTCTTTGGCAAGAAGAAATCGAAAGGTAAGCAGCAGCTTTGAAGTGACTGGCACAGTAGAGGACTTGGTCATTCATTAAGTAAATAATCTGGTTGGTTACatatttgttcattttataaattaaactcTGCTCTTTGTTCATGTTGTCAATCCCGTTTGCTCTTgtgtaaagtgtttttaaaaatgcaCATGACCAACCGGATGGTTTCCAGGTTAAGATTTCCTCTAAGCATTTCAGAAAAAGGAGACGTGAAAAGTCTCCTCATGCTTGAACATATTTGTCTTTACGTTTCTAATGCACAACTGTTTCTGTTGCAGTGGAGAAGATTCCATGCGAGGAAAAGGACGAGAAAGACATTTCCAAGCTGGTGTCGGGCATCGTCAAATGTTCAATCAACCGCCAGATCAGTTACAAGACAGTGGGACCCAATGAGGTACaccttctcccccccctcctcctatAGCATCAGCTCTACATCACactttcaatattaataattggATACAAATCCGGATAAAGGTGAATTAcactaaactgtaaaatataaaccCTGATAAAAGTTGTATCATTGCTGTAAATGGATAGATAACAACCAACTGTTTGAAGTGAGCCGAACACCACAGCATTCATTTAAACCCTGAAACTATTCCACAAATGTAACTGCCATTGACACATTTCCAGACTTGGACGAACTGAACAATGATCTTTTAACTTCAAGCACTTGTAGTTTTAACTTCAAAGGTATTTCAAGAGCGTATCCATTTTTAAGATTTCTACAAGTTAGTGTCTCAGGCTGTTTGGATATGTTCCGGTGAGATTGCAGAATAAGAAGCTGTTTTTGTCCCAGACGTCCTTCAGCTTGTCAATAGACAAGTCAGAGGAGAAATGTAGCACAGCCTCGGTTCCACGGTGTATTGTAGAATGAAGCTGATGAAATTGTCCTCTCTGGAAACTTCTGCTTTTCCCCTCACTACAGACATAATCATTAATGGTTTATGATTCACAAATGGAGCCAGGACGCTCAGTCGGTCCACTCCCTAATCAGGCTGGTCTAGTCGTCCTCATAAAGACCAAAGGAACAACATTGTTTGCGCTGTGTCATGAACAGTTCTTTGTCAGCTTGATAATGGACACATTACTGGAACTCAAACACAGGTGTGAGGTAACACGAGATTGGAAACTGTTGATGTCACATCACAGTTGCAGCGGAAAACTGCGGTACGAGAAATAGTTTCACCTGCAGTGAAAGTAATGTGAAAACTAAAACCTTAAAAATCAATGAAGCATCCACAGTTCAACCTGCAGTACGAGTTAGAAgggaaaaaatgtttttgttcagGCCCCTACATGACTTGCACTCATGTTATTCTGTGGctgatctattttttttttttttgttgttgttgtctgtcCTGCCTTTACACACACTTTGGTGTTTTTTATGTCTCGAGTGTTTGTTTGATCATGTGTCTTGTTGCCGCTCAGGTGCCCTCACCCACTGGTCAGCTGGTCAGCTCTGTGCCTCTGGAACAAACTCCTGCTGAGGAGGAATCCAGGAAATCAATCTCTCGCTCCTTCAAGGGCACCATGGCCAGCAGCTCTGAGCGTAGGTTTCAGTACTTCTTTCCAACagatatttttgtatatatatagttttgttgtttgtgtgttttaatcaaTATTTTGCTTGTGTTCTCTCCAGCGTGCGAAGATGCGCTGAcacctgctgctgttgctgaatCGGCCATGAAGGTTCTCAAAAGCTGCCTGGCCACCATGCCTACAGGTAGGAGAGCGCAAAGCAGAGATTTTTGGCTACTGCTTAATAATAATGTTTAGCAAGTGAGCTCTGTGTTCCAAGAAGCGTTTCACAATCATCGTATGAGGAATAAAGCAACAGACGCTTGCCAGAGAAAATATTGCTACACTTCAGTCTCTTAACATGAATCCTTTCTTACTTCCTTTTGAATTAAAGTAAGAGATGCACACTCTGATTTAAATGCTTCATCCAGTCCTTTAGAACCTTTTGACTATCTACCTGGAaatcaaaactttattttgtgcTCTTCATTCATGCAGGATTAATATTATGTGCTATGAAATTTTAACAATCCcaaatttttcttttctctagcCACCAGAAACCCACCGTGTTTGTCCCGACCACAGTCCTTCCTGTGGGTTACTAAATGGGTCGACTACTCAAACAAATATGGTTTTGGGTACCAGCTGTCGAACCAAAGTATCGGTGTGCTGTTCAATGAGGGCATACATCTCAGTCTATGTGACCAACGcaggtatgtttttttctctttttttttttttttaaatggggggGTTCATGTAAACATTATCCATAAGACTTCCAAACGTTATACAAATGACACAATTTTGGTCAAATGTCAGAACTTGTCTTCTATCAAACTTATCTCTAAATAattttgaatgtgttttgttttccccaACAGGACAGTTCATTACTGCATGACCAACAACAAACACTTCAGTTTCGCTGCTAACGCTCTACCTGAGCAGCTTCGCAGCCAGAAACAAATTGTCGAGCTAATGGCCAACTACATGGAGGAGAACCTCATGGAGGTAAATGAGTGTTTTAGTTTACGGGTTATAGTCATAAGTTTGTTATTGAGAAGGATGATCAtgtttccattaaaaa
It includes:
- the plk3 gene encoding serine/threonine-protein kinase PLK3, producing MDSGCFTAAQRLSCHAMNADLFKPAPERGAPQPPAPARASRTRPEQSKPELAQVVTDSKTGRSYSKGKLLGKGGFARCYEMTDLSSNKMYAVKVIPQSRVSKPHQRDKITNEIELHKTLSHKHVVKFSHHFEDKENIYIFLELCSRKSLAHIWKARHTLTEPEVRYYLKQIISGLKYLHSRGILHRDLKLGNFFVNENMELRLGDFGLAAKLETVEMRKKTICGTPNYLAPEVLNRQGHGTESDVWSLGCVMYTLMCGSPPFETLDLKETYKCIKEVRYNLPATLPPAAQRLISGILQKNPQDRLSLDQILNHEFFTKGFTPDKLPPSSCETEPELHPPSPAKKFFAKMAKSLFGKKKSKVEKIPCEEKDEKDISKLVSGIVKCSINRQISYKTVGPNEVPSPTGQLVSSVPLEQTPAEEESRKSISRSFKGTMASSSEPCEDALTPAAVAESAMKVLKSCLATMPTATRNPPCLSRPQSFLWVTKWVDYSNKYGFGYQLSNQSIGVLFNEGIHLSLCDQRRTVHYCMTNNKHFSFAANALPEQLRSQKQIVELMANYMEENLMEGGDLHCDEQASVAPPLLLQWVKTDHALVMLFNNGTLQVNFYTDHTKIILCKSSDDSYLLTYISRERVSYTYLLSMLNEMGCTPELRHRLRYVVQLLQHHADA
- the cacybp gene encoding calcyclin-binding protein, which produces MDLTEQINQLEADLMEMGSLLEKSERKRVQELLKQEQKKVEKELSGKKQQKELQARRQADPSAASKPAYTVKINNYAWDQSDKFVKIYLTLKDVHKIPSENVEVNFTERSFSVLVKDLDGKNHQMKILNLSYQIDEKESCKKIKTDMILVMCKKKTTKKWECLTKAELQSKEKEKPTTEETADPSDGLMTMLKKIYTDGDDEMKRTINKAWSESQEKKSRGEDALDV